One window of Nicotiana tomentosiformis chromosome 11, ASM39032v3, whole genome shotgun sequence genomic DNA carries:
- the LOC104106293 gene encoding RAF-like serine/threonine-protein kinase PRAF isoform X1: protein MAFDQNSIPKDLRPLNIVRTVPEDSGIAPVTTSGRPVEGFYGNLTRDVGGSPGTMPGVYYPTTVADAGFVGLGFTNAAPGAAGWVPQVVSSQPPGVVTIGVMNSGSGSSKNLHFGARVGSNASDRASDDGGDDLVLGRKVKFLCSFGGRIMPRPSDGALRYVGGQTRIISVRREVSFAELVRKMVDTYGQDVVIKYQLPDEDLDALVSVSCPEDLENMMDEYEKLVERASEGSAKLRVFLFSASELESSGVMQLRDLQDSGQRYVEAVNGIGDGFSGIGITRKGSTASAGSTQNSEFSGSEAVDSLANGQGELRGIPAFDALSPSGTSATSQEPAYRLVYTDANPATHADASVTPMTIPLVVPGPVPSLSAQLENALEKSVPVAAAQQRQMGYDMQQTGVTYPGTTPYVPAYVDPQRENLNRADYVQIPSQMGFPRQLLGTVGPVINQQHIIAGAPTQQFVPALHMTMTPSAHVSMNPNMVPSPIQPQHVRFENYPAEGTLGPRVVQFPVDQGYSAYQHQVPPAAYGWHQIPQSQQAPLSEGQVPPPLVTGSEALSQFDDCLMCQKSLPHAHSDTVAVEQRESPASTTSDFNSVYHSLRLDERGRPIHRAVTTGTLGEGAVEQQGASVGQRIGGQGEVVGVSQNVDKQYEYDRNLQKPEFVPEHPKVSVPQGMIGLTGTMQSPYGVFVGAVPQPYHVNATEQLMVSPQYQIKQEVAANKPVNNDFLKVGVVPGQIVDNLSGESPKNYGGNTPAMLPKEDDVESLMAYNHLRQIEGRMENLLINPAEVLAPNEQSKSTVDNFRREDMLNNRVQQFGGREGYPGLVTSNVNPNEIPASSNDAPFMHNIRAAEGYEVSSHITANATERTPAIGEWKDGAQHFQQMLSPTTAEMAILDGTPPFVQESSNSLYSNQDPWSLQHDAHFPPPKPSKLQLKKEAAGTKDYSGEKRFGNNSELPTVTNGGLQTQIRLEDGACLPSGNTDFSSDQSRSKKGSAEEMIKRELQAVAEGVAASVLQSSTPSNADLSIHGRSESPSSTQWNAEFESADAGKDNKDKFEETKTQFPERANFGFPVSDGIGRLQIIKNSDLEEMRELGSGTFGTVYHGKWRGTDVAIKRINDRCFAGKASEQERMRDDFWNEAIKLADLHHPNVVAFYGVVLDGPGGSVATVTEYMVNGSLRNALQKNERNLDKRKRLVITMDVAFGMEYLHGKNIVHFDLKSDNLLVNLRDPHRPICKVGDLGLSKVKCQTLISGGVRGTLPWMAPELLNGSSSLVSEKVDVFSFGIVMWELLTGEEPYAELHYGAIIGGIVSNTLRPPVPDSCDADWRILMERCWSAEPSERPSFTEIANDLRVMQSKLPPKGQNQQSPPSANINQAKS, encoded by the exons ATGGCTTTTGatcagaattcaattcccaaAGATTTGCGCCCGTTGAACATTGTTAGGACAGTGCCAGAAGACTCTGGTATTGCTCCTGTGACCACATCTGGTAGACCCGTTGAGGGGTTTTATGGTAACCTGACCCGGGATGTTGGAGGTAGTCCTGGAACTATGCCTGGGGTTTATTACCCTACCACTGTAGCGGATGCTGGGTTTGTAGGTTTAGGGTTTACAAATGCCGCTCCAGGAGCGGCTGGTTGGGTCCCGCAGGTTGTGTCTTCTCAGCCTCCTGGTGTTGTTACTATTGGCGTTATGAATTCGGGAAGTGGGTCGTCGAAGAATCTGCATTTCGGGGCACGGGTTGGTAGTAATGCGTCTGATCGTGCTAGTGATGATGGTGGTGATGATTTGGTGTTGGGGAGGAAAGTTAAGTTTTTGTGTAGTTTTGGGGGGAGGATAATGCCGAGGCCGAGTGATGGCGCGTTGAGATATGTGGGTGGACAGACTAGGATTATTAGTGTTAGGAGGGAGGTGAGTTTTGCTGAACTGGTTCGCAAAATGGTAGATACTTATGGGCAGGATGTGGTGATTAAGTACCAGTTGCCTGATGAGGATCTTGACGCGCTAGTGTCTGTTTCTTGTCCGGAAGATCTTGAAAATATGATGGATGAGTACGAAAAGTTGGTTGAAAGAGCGTCAGAGGGGTCAGCTAAATTGAGGGTGTTCCTGTTTTCGGCTTCAGAGCTAGAGTCGTCCGGTGTGATGCAATTAAGAGATCTGCAAGATAGTGGACAGAGGtatgtcgaggcagtgaatgggATTGGTGATGGGTTTAGTGGTATTGGTATTACTAGGAAAGGGAGTACCGCTAGTGCTGGTTCCACCCAGAATTCAGAATTTAGTGGCTCTGAAGCTGTTGATAGCTTAGCCAATGGTCAAGGGGAGCTTAGAGGCATACCTGCTTTTGACGCACTATCACCTAGTGGGACTTCCGCTACCTCTCAAGAACCTGCTTACCGATTGGTGTATACAGATGCAAATCCTGCAACTCATGCCGATGCTTCTGTCACTCCAATGACCATTCCATTAGTCGTTCCCGGGCCAGTGCCAAGCTTATCTGCTCAGCTGGAGAATGCGTTAGAGAAATCTGTGCCTGTCGCTGCTGCACAGCAGCGACAGATGGGTTATGATATGCAGCAAACAGGAGTGACTTATCCAGGAACTACACCATATGTCCCGGCTTATGTGGATCCTCAAAGGGAGAACCTAAACCGTGCAGATTATGTTCAAATACCTTCCCAGATGGGATTTCCGAGGCAGCTTTTGGGAACTGTTGGGCCAGTAATCAATCAGCAGCATATAATTGCTGGTGCTCCGACTCAGCAGTTTGTCCCTGCTCTTCACATGACAATGACTCCTTCCGCTCATGTCAGTATGAATCCTAATATGGTTCCCTCACCGATTCAGCCCCAACATGTTAGGTTTGAAAATTATCCTGCAGAAGGCACATTGGGGCCGAGAGTTGTGCAGTTCCCTGTTGACCAAGGATATAGTGCTTATCAGCATCAGGTCCCTCCTGCAGCTTACGGATGGCACCAGATCCCGCAGTCTCAACAGGCACCGCTTTCTGAAGGCCAGGTGCCTCCACCACTGGTTACTGGTTCTGAGGCGTTATCTCAGTTTGATGACTGTCTAATGTGTCAAAAATCGCTGCCTCATGCACACTCAGATACAGTAGCAGTGGAACAAAGAGAGAGTCCTGCAAGCACAACGTCTGATTTTAATTCAGTGTATCATAGCCTTAGATTGGATGAAAGGGGTCGGCCTATTCACCGAGCTGTTACAACCGGAACGTTAGGTGAGGGGGCTGTTGAACAACAAGGAGCTTCTGTTGGGCAAAGAATTGGGGGTCAAGGTGAGGTAGTTGGAGTCTCACAAAATGTTGATAAACAGTATGAATATGATAGGAACCTCCAAAAGCCTGAGTTTGTGCCAGAGCACCCAAAGGTGTCAGTTCCCCAAGGTATGATAGGGTTAACGGGTACGATGCAATCACCTTATGGAGTTTTTGTTGGTGCTGTTCCTCAACCATACCATGTTAATGCCACTGAGCAGCTTATGGTTTCACCACAGTATCAGATTAAACAAGAAGTTGCTGCGAACAAACCCGTCAATAATGATTTCCTTAAAGTTGGAGTTGTGCCTGGTCAAATAGTGGATAACTTAAGTGGCGAATCTCCCAAAAACTATGGTGGAAACACTCCTGCCATGCTTCCAAAAGAAGATGACGTAGAGTCCTTAATGGCTTACAACCACTTGAGACAAATTGAAGGAAGAATGGAAAATCTCCTGATAAACCCCGCTGAAGTGTTAGCACCTAATGAGCAGAGTAAGTCAACTGTCGATAACTTTAGAAGGGAAGACATGTTGAATAACAGAGTTCAACAGTTTGGTGGGAGGGAAGGATACCCAGGTTTGGTTACAAGTAACGTGAATCCAAATGAAATACCAGCTTCTTCAAATGACGCTCCTTTCATGCATAACATTCGGGCTGCAGAAGGATATGAAGTCTCTTCCCATATAACTGCCAATGCAACAGAAAGAACTCCAGCTATTGGTGAATGGAAAGATGGGGCCCAGCATTTCCAGCAAATGTTGAGTCCTACAACTGCAGAAATGGCCATACTCGATGGTACCCCACCATTTGTACAGGAAAGCTCAAATTCTTTATATAGCAACCAGGATCCTTGGAGTTTGCAACATGATGCCCATTTCCCTCCTCCTAAACCTAGTAAACTTCAGCTAAAAAAGGAAGCTGCAGGCACCAAGGATTACTCTGGCGAGAAACGTTTTGGCAATAACAGTGAGTTGCCAACTGTTACTAATGGGGGATTACAAACACAAATTCGGTTGGAAGATGGAGCTTGCCTGCCTTCAGGTAATACAGATTTCAGTTCAGATCAATCACGGTCCAAGAAAG GCTCAGCAGAGGAAATGATCAAGCGAGAACTTCAGGCTGTTGCCGAGGGTGTCGCCGCTTCTGTTCTTCAGTCATCAACTCCATCTAATGCTGACCTTTCCATACATGGAAGGAGTGAGTCCCCATCTTCTACTCAATGGAATGCTGAATTTGAAAGCGCTGATGCCGGAAAGGACAACAAAGATAAATTTGAG GAAACTAAGACTCAATTTCCAGAGAGAGCAAATTTTGGATTTCCTGTTTCAGATGGCATTGGACGCTTGCAG ATTATAAAGAATAGTGACCTCGAGGAGATGCGAGAATTGGGTTCTGGTACATTTGGCACTGTTTATCATGGAAAGTGGAGGGGTACTGATGTTGCAATTAAAAGGATTAACGACAGGTGTTTTGCTGGGAAAGCTTCAGAACAAGAGCGCATG AGGGATGATTTCTGGAATGAGGCCATCAAACTCGCAGATTTGCACCATCCGAACGTTGTTGCATTCTATGGTGTTGTGCTAGATGGTCCAGGTGGCTCGGTGGCAACTGTTACAGAATATATGGTTAACGGGTCCTTGAGAAATGCTTTACAGAAGAATGAGAG GAATCTGGATAAGCGGAAACGCCTCGTTATCACAATGGATGTTGCATTTGGAATGGAGTATTTGCATGGGAAGAATATAGTGCACTTTGACTTGAAAAGTGACAATCTGTTGGTTAATCTCCGTGATCCCCACCGTCCAATATGCAAG GTTGGTGATTTGGGGCTATCCAAAGTAAAGTGTCAAACACTAATCTCAGGCGGTGTACGTGGAACTCTCCCCTGGATGGCACCAGAACTCCTCAATGGGAGCAGTAGTCTCGTCTCTGAGAAG GTTGATGTATTCTCCTTTGGAATTGTGATGTGGGAACTTCTTACTGGAGAAGAACCTTACGCCGAATTGCACTATGGAGCTATCATTG GTGGTATCGTGAGTAATACATTGCGGCCGCCTGTGCCGGATTCCTGTGATGCGGATTGGAGGATACTCATGGAGAGATGCTGGTCAGCTGAACCGTCGGAGAGGCCTAGCTTTACCGAGATTGCCAATGATTTGAGAGTGATGCAATCTAAGCTTCCTCCCAAAGGACAAAACCAACAATCACCTCCCTCAGCAAATATCAACCAAGCTAAAAGTTGA